The DNA sequence ACTTTTCGTGGTGGTTTAATCGTGAGAATCAGACTTTTAGAACTATACATATGACTCAAATAATGTATACTGCGAAAGTGGCCCATAAAATTCgaatttaaatcaaattaaactTTCATACGACCATAGGAGTTAAAAGGGGTTTATATACCCTCCATATACAATTTTTTAATATTGTTTTACTAAAATGcctgttttaaaaaaaaaaattgcaggtGGTCGACTCTCGAGTGTATATAAAGATATTCAACACAATATTCTTTATTTGTAGGGGTTTGTATttgtttattatttcaatatttaaaaatatttttttctaaattgtaataattttttattagtaTTATATTTGACGGGAGAACGACTCAAACTAAATTAtatctaaattataataattttatattagtGTTGTGTTTGATAGGAGGCGGatcaaactaattttatttaaattataatatctTTTTATGAGTCTTGTGTTTGACGGGTAGGCCTCAAACTAAATCTTATCTAacttttaataattttttattagtaTTGTGTTTGACGGAAGCGCGACTCAACTAATTTATCTCCATCACAAGAATTTTTTATTGATATTGTTTAACGGGAGAGCGGCTCAAACTAATTTCTactaaattataatatttgtccATTTTAGAATTTATCTAATAAGTCTTTTTTTATTACAATATATGTTGGGCTAACAAAATATCATAATTACTACAATTATTATCGACTTAAGAAAATGTGATATAAACTGGTATCATGAAAAAATATGTACGCATTTTTGTTAACGAGTTTTGGCCTAATAAATCGTGACACAAAATGGCCaataattatgaattattaattttttatttactaTACATTAtgttttttcttaaataatcttcttatgaaattttttaaaattattttttcggcAGCACGGCTTTGTCGACtaatgtatatatatgtttgaAGACAATTACTGTGACTTCAATATTAATTTTATACAAATTAGTTAAgctaattaattaactaaatttAGCCCCCATtgattattaattttttaatatttaactatttatatactataatataaatataaatttaataaaaattaagggCGTCTCTCCAACAATGATCTAAAAATTCAAATTTGGAGTAAATTATTTCAAAGTCTTCTTCAATAGTGATCCAAATGGTGATTCCATATTGatttgtaattaattaatgaATGTTAATGATATTTTAGATGTTAATTaatgaaattaatatatttttagcTAATTTAGtctataatttaaatatttttaagtgtagtaaaagaaattatttttgatttaattaatttattagatataatataaatagttattcatgtttaaatatataatttaagaataaaaagtttaatATGATATTTACTTATTATAATATGTAAAAGATAATTTGGATCAAAATTTGAATGAGGGAGTTCATAAAAATTTGGATCAGAATTTGAATAtccaaatttggatttttagatCAAAACTGTTGAAAATGATCTAATAACTAGTTATTTTTTGTTTATATCTTGTGTATTTATTATAGTATAGATATAAATTCAATAATAAAACAAAGGCAACAATCTATTTTTACTTATATTTTGTGTATTTATCGATAGTTGCCTTGCGTTTAGGCTAAACATGATAAAATGAAGCAAATTATCGATAATAGTTTTACAACCCGTTCGATGCACGGATCTTTATTaatatgtttttattatttaaaattataataaattttattttggaTCATTCTcttattaatatattttataaataataatataaatatttgttgttggtgggATCTTGgatagtgtataaataataatataaatatttgtttgCTAGTAAGATTCGAATGTGGGAGTTTTAGTatgaataaataataatataaatatttgttgttggcgggaTTCGAAAAGTAATTAAAAAATCCGACGGTCATAAATCGGATAACCAAACCCATCAAAAACAATTATACCCCGtagttattatagtatagtaaaTATAGACAAGTTGCTGTAACATTTCAAGTGTACACGCTTGATCTCAGCAAGTTCAGGAGGGTAAAAGACGGACTGTAGTTTAGGCCAAGTAAGAATTAGCATGTGCAAATATAAATTTAGAGTGTTTTTTGtcgaaaaataaataaataaatttggaTATGCATAATTATCACGCTTTTAAAATCAAACTCAAGGGTTTGAATGACATCGCATCACCTGTTAAGGAGGAAGCATCAAGTCGAAGTTCAGTGACGTGGCCGGCATTGTTGCACTGAATTCGCTCCCATGAACAACAGTCACCTCCAACCCATGTGCTCATCGGGTCGTTATCGTAATGGCGGCGACTTTGGTTGAAGCGCAACAAGGCTTGTCTTTCGCTCTCAAAGCATCCGCAAACAAAATTAGAGCAAAATACAAAAGCTAATATTGCATAAGCAAGGAGGAGAAAGTAGTTTATATGTTTCTGCATTTTTTCTATAGCTACAATTATACGATGAATATGACTGTAGTTTAGCCTAAGTAAGAGTTAGCGTGTGCAACTATAAATTTAGAGTGTGTTTTTGatgataaataaataaagaaaCTTTGGATATGCATAAATTATCAAGCCTTTAAAATCAAACACAAGGGTTTGAATGAAATGACATCACCTGTTAAGGAGAAAACGGAAAGATCAAGATCGATGACGTGGCCGACATTGTTACACTGAATTCCCTCCCATGAACAACAGTCACCTCCAACCCATGTGCCCATCGGATCGCCATAGTAATTTCTGTAGAGGCGACTTTGGTTGAAGCGCAACAAGACTTGTCTTCCACTCTCGATGCATCCGCAAACAAAATTAGAGCCAAATACAAAAGCTAATATTGTATAAGCAAGGAGGAGATAGTAGTTCGTATGTTTCTGCATTTCTTCTATGGCTACAATTATTATATgatgaatattattaaatatcaGAGTTCAGTATATATAGATGATTCATCCAGGAGACATTAAAAGCAGCTAAGTCATTTGTGGTCATGAACGAGAGAGATGATAAAAGTTACGTAAATCACACTGCAGGAATGGAAATTGGTCTCCAAGTCGGTCTTCGCTTACCATTTGAGCTACATGAACAATTACTACATTTTAATAGATACTAGGATTTTAGGAGGGGCCAGAGGGACCCCCCAGATCGGTCCTGTCTAAAAAATCAAAGATTTTTTTTTTTGCCCGGGCTACAAAATAGTTAAACTGTAAGAGGTACTTAAAAATTTTCCACATACGTTTAGCAATTGATACAGAAGAAATCCCCCTTACCAGCTATCAGTGTCGGTGTTTGGACAAAATAAAGAATAAGTCATTTTTTATTTGCCTATCGTGCTAGGAGAattaaataaagtataattttgaCGGAGAAATATTAAAAGTCTGAAACATAATTAAATTTCTAAATAATATAACAAAGTCGCCAATATTCTTCAATAATACATATTAGAAATTCCACACTGTAAAGTTTAACGTAGAAGTTTGGCTCGACAATTAAATAAGTTCAGTATTAAATAGATGGTTTTGTACCATGCGTCTCATTATTTTTGAAAAAACACAAATAGGATGATCACCACACAACAAATAGTCTCGCAGAAACAAGATGATCACTAACCAAGCACTCCTAGAATGTTAAATGGAATCAAACTTAATAAATTGAATCATGAAATataagtattatatatatatatattatattgtggtgcggtttgaaccgtatttcagaaatttaaaaccacAACACGCACCGCACCGCGtggtttattaaaaattaaaactGCAACCGCACCACGAAAATTAAAAACCGCGTTTTACGGTGCGGATTGGTGCGGTGCGGACGGTTTTTGTGGTTTGTGTGGTTTTCTACTCACCCCTACATAATTTAGTCGAAAAgtgtaaaaatatatattaattgaaAAATTGTTCAACGCAAATTGTTTTAAGTTAAAATAGAAAGTTCTATTCACCAATTTTAATTTGACTGCAATCACTCTATTAATCTCTCAAAGAAAAAATATTAGAGGATTACATAACTAATATAGAATCCCCAAGTTATGAGTACTTGTGTTGTATCGGAGCAGGGGGATTTAAATTACTAGAGTTTGATATGCATGTGTGAGAGAATAAAAATATAAAGTTGGGATCGGTGGAGAGTGTAATTTGAGGCGAGTCGTTCtatttattcattattttaaGTCTTTTGAGCTACTTGTTTAAGTTAAATGAGTTCAAATTTTTGACCGAACGGATCGAGTTAATTAATCCACGAATTATAGGATTGAGTTTAAACGAGTTAATAGGTTTGcaatcaaaaatatttaaaagatacCAAAATTAactaattttcaaaatttaaataattaaaaataaagtttaataataatttatctCAAAGTATTAACGAGTTCGAATTTCAAGTCGAAATGAGTCCGTATTACGAGTTTGATCGGTATTACAAGTTCGAGTTAAGTTTTAATCGAGATCGGCACACTCTCGGTGTGGTTTGTTCAATAAATTGAGCTCGAAATTAAAATTCAAGCCGAGTCGAGCTCCAACAGTCCGATGGAATAGTAGCCCTACTTGGTAGCTGATTCCCTTGTACAACACTCCATGAACAATTCATTGTGGAAGACAGAAATCATGAACGAGACAAGGAACAAACCCCCGAGTCGACCCCCCACAGgtaaagaagacaaagaaaggAAAACTTGACCGACTTGGGGTTCAAGGAGGAAGAGTATCTCTCAAATTATTAAATCCTATGTCAAATACAAGCAGACTTGTCATATTTTGGATTGACAGAGAAGTTTGCCTTGAAACTTGTTGTGCAAGTTTATATAACTGAGAAATACCCGGGAACCCAAAAAATCTGGAATAAGTTTAAATAACTTATTCATGACATCAAGTCCCTCTAGTCCTGACAAATTCCCTGGGCACCCCGGAGCTCACCAGAAATTTTAGTGTTAGAGAGAAGCAACCTATACAGggatgttaaattgcatataTATGCAGAAAAGTCGCTTGATTAATGGTTATTTGGGAGATCTAATGAAGACATTATTTGGAAGTTGGAATGAATGAGGGTCGTGGCAGGTAAATGTCATTATGAGATAGATCAACTTCATAAGCATGAGATAGGAGGCTCACAAACCAATCAGCTGGGATGGTATCCGGTAAGCTTGTATTTCTCATCATTATGTATTGTATATTTTTCTGTGTTAGCAGCCACGAAGGGATGTGGATGTCATTATTAGTGGAAGACTGAAAATGAGAACGAAATATCGGTCTTCCACAGCAAAGAATATAGTGGAGTCTATTGTTATGCACAAAAGTCTGAAAGTGAAAACAGAGTCCGGTCTGAAATAATAGAGATTGATATGTGTGCGCGCACGAGAGACCATAACATAAAAAATTTGATAGGTTCGAGTTCGGCTCAAAAGCTCGAATAGATTTTACCAAATATTAATAAAAACTCAAAATATTTTCAAGCGAACCCTATGGAGCCAACAATATTTGTAAGAGAAACCCGAGATTTATCAAATTTGCGATATTTTCATAATTCTCGGCAGACCGAATGAGGCTAGTTGGCCCAATTCCTCAAATCTCCCACAAGCGAGCATGAAATTTATTAGCTGCTAGACAATTTATTGAGAGCACCAAGTCTCTCGGATTTAACTTGTTAAATACCAGCTGATTATTGATAAATGACCCACAAAAGAGGATAACAGTTGATGTTGCTCTCAATCATCACCGAGTTATTAAACACCTATTGTTCCATCAAATAAAACAACATATAACTACGAAAAGGCAACACATCAAGAATGGATGATATATTTCACCACGTATGTAGAAGGTGATGTAGTACTTTCTATGGCAAACAATGACAAAGTATCGATCATAAGATAAACATAAAATaatgttatacccaaaatttggcattggatcAATGCGGGTCAAATGCGGGCTAATTGCAGTCAAACTCGGTGTTGCATTGTAAAAGGTTAGGACGCGTCCAGGCACACAGGACGCGCCCAACGTTGAGGAGATGTTTTATGGAAGATGGTTTGATAATAAGGAAGTTTGGGAGCACATGGTTAGGGTAGAACGCGCCCAAATATTGTGGAAGCGTCCACCATGGTGAATGTGTCCAGTAGTTGTGGTCTTTTGACAATATAAGCTGGAGTACGTGCCTGTCCTGCTCAGGACGCGTCCTGCCATTGTGGAAGATAGTAAAAGGAAAATATTAGGGAGGCGATACAGACATCATGGAGGTGAGGACGCGCGCAACggcttaggacgcgtcctgtgtttgGTCTATACACACTCTCAAATGGTGACCTCAGGACAAAAGTATGCATGGAGAGGAGGAATGGATGGCTATCTTTACTAACGTttttgttgcaggtactctttgaaaaATTCcttccttgagacggtcaaggagggggatgtccgtgaaaagcttgaaggcctccaggggtatgcctgatgattgaaggcctcctcctgtattcaacgggtgtcctcattggggatgtggggttaatattggtgtgtgctttgggaactctgttcttgtattcaatgggtgtcctcgttggggaactttggagtcatcctgcgccttgcacccaagagcttgggatcacctgtcctgttatctggtgggttatcctcattcgggggacagggatgcgtccggcacttggggtgaaccgtggaTATACCTGCGTctgtaaatcaagggagataactgtagcggagtgttatccttgcgcagagAGATGCACTATCCttgaagtcctacgattacggacgatCCTTGGACCTTTGcagttgggcctcatagttggacattcctaaagctagcggaagatggattctggatgggcttctaccgggcctaggaataagaagtctaagcccattagatttcttgttccccaagaactatgtcaggcttgatccctatacaaagggtacgtaggcacattgagaggggtaagaagttgagagctgaaaagGAGCCACCACTTGCCCTAATCAATCTCAGCCACTAATTAACACACAATTACCACACACCACTTAATTTTCcggcgaagaaccaccgtcatagatctttATTCCAGTGAGAAACCTCAAACTTtattgttaccagattcctccgtcaacaaattggcgctagaaggaggggtgctgaTTAAGATCGTAATCttgggaggaaaagatgtcttacaatcatgatggaagttcttatgatggaagtgatagCAGATCTGAAGGAGAAGGCGAGTGAGGCTACACTCGCCATGAACCCTACATGCCCAGAAACATGGCAGATCCCCCGAGAGCTCCAGATGTGGGAGGAacacctccagttctcatcaACAACGGTGATATCTTAGAGCAGTTATACCGCATGGGGGATACACTTAACAGTTTTCAGTTAAGGCTGAATATAGTGGAGCGTCGCAGGACGAGGAGGGGTCGTCGTTTTCCCCGTCGTGGTCAAGCCGTGGGGAAAGCACCCGTAGTTGAGGGGGATGCCCATGCCAGTGAAGAAAGTCCGCGAATCACTCAGCGGCGTTTGGAGTATTCAGATGATGTAGAACCCATTGTGGAGCTTGTCGATGAGGACACGGACGGTAGAGCGAGGCCTCGTCCCGGCAATCAAGAAACGCCACATCCACACAGGTCTGGGCGTACAATGGACGAGCATCGTCGTGCGGAAAATATCCAAAACCCATAGGAGTAAAGAAGAGATTTTTCGACCTTGAAGAGaaggcttggcataaggttgggAGACGACGATTTGAGAATGCTGTTGGTGAAATGGCTGAAAGAAAGAAACGCTGGAGACACGAGACCCCGTGATACAAAGCGTGTGCCCCCTACAGACCCATGGGATGATATGACGTGACACCGcgagcacgagcgtgcccctccgcgaggaaggTTTAGAAATTATGGTCGAGGCTATCAGGGGAATGGACGAGGAAGGATGGGGTATCATCATACAAGGGTGCCATACAAGGGAAGATGAGATGGTGCGCCCTCTATTGGAGAACCCCTTGTCATTGTCCATATAGCCTCCCACAGTGTTACGGGAAATGGAACCAGGAAGCGTCCTCATGACCAGGACGGCGCACAAGGTCAAGAAAGGTTGAAAAACAATGATGAGATACCACACCACAGTCAGGAGGAACTTCATGCGCAAGGGAATGCTCAAAATTAAGATGAAAACATACCACAGTcgcagcctcagggcgaggggTGGCAAGATCCACCGGTACACCCGGGGGGTAACCAAGGGGAACAACCCAACGTCCAAACCATTCCTGGGGTAGGGACGTTCAACTTGAATGATCTTAAAAGGTTACTCAACCATCATCTTGAAGGAGGTAGGGTACCAGCGACTGCGCAAGCTCCTTCCCCTTTTGCTGCTATTGTGAGGGAGGCGCAATTGCCGGCAGGATACAGGAACACCACCAATGACTTGCATTTTTATGGGAACTCTGACCCTGTGGAATTTCTGGGGCGTTTCAACATTGAGATGGATGTATATCAATTACCTGACTTGGATCGATGCCATCTCCTGGCGACCACTTTTAGAGAGGGCGCTCAGCAATGGTTTCAAAAACTTGGTCCTGGGGTGATCATATCTTGAGAACAGATGAAAACCTTGTTCCTAACTCAGTTTCAAGCTGCGGTGAAGTATACACCGCCAGTTACCACGCTGGCCAATGTGAAACAGAAAGAGGGGGAAAGCTTGACCTCATACTTTAAAAGGTTCAATGCAGAGTCTACTTTGGTGAGGGGCGCAACTGAAGAAATACTGAAAATACTTCTTATAGCTGGTTTGCGTGTGGGAACAGATTTCTGGAAGCACCTGCAAGGGAAGGACCCTGTGTTATTAGCTAATGTACTTGCGCAGGAGGAATCATTCAAAGCGATTGAGCAGTCGCTTGCAGAAACAAAGAAGAATGATAACACCCACAACTCCAAGGGGCGAGCCAAGAAAAGAGATAGATCCCTGAGCCCGCATTATAGGCGAAATGCCAGGATCCCTAATAGGGTGAACACCGTGAATACGCGGAAAGAATGGAGCCCGCCATCGAACTATAAAAGGAGGGTAAGTAACTACACTCCACTGGCAgcgtccattgatcatatcttcgagGTGAATAAGGATAGAGGAATCTTCAAGTAACCAGACCGTCTGACTTCATGGCAGAGTAAAGATAAGAAGAAGTATTGTGATTACTATGAGTCTACCGGTCATGACACCCATGAGTGTCGTCacctgaaagatgaaattgaagaattgatcaaggTGGGATACCCGggagaatggattgacaaggtgaaACGACGCAGGGGGAATGATGACAAGGGGAAAGATGAAAGGCATCCCCCACGGGAAGAGGACGCAGAAAAGATAGCGGAGGTTAAGTTCCAAATGGCTAGTAGTATcagggcaatttttggaggacacccATTTGTCGGTGATAGTAATCGTGCattggaaagaaatgcaagagaAGCACGACACCCGCCACTCACCAACATTCATAGTTTGGAAGATAGACCTCTAAAAATATTCAAAGGGGAATCAGCTGATATTATGTTCAGGGAGAGAGAGTCAAGATGGGTACATCATCCCTATAATGATGCCCTGGTAATAACTATGCTTATTGGGGCAATGAACGTGCATCGAGTCTTCTTGGACAATGGGAGCTCTGCGAACATCCTGTATTACAGCACGTACAAAAAATTGGGTTTCCCGAATAGCGACATGTATTTTGAAGATGCACACGTCTATGGCTTTACTGGAGAAGTAGTGAGAGTTATGGGTTCGGTTAGGCTTCCCGTCACACTTGGGGAAGGAGCTATGTCTGTCACTCAAATGATAGATTTCAAAGTGCTGGATCAGGACTCTGCGCACAACATGTTGGTGGGCAGACCTTGGTTGCGGGCattcagggtgataacctcgatacatcacttgatgataaagttcccaacACCTAACGGAGTGAGAAGTCTGAAAGGGTCGCAATACGAGTCACGCAactgctatcacaaggctgtTAAGGAATTTTGCAGGAGAAGACACGAGGGAAAAGGTCTTCCATTCGAGGGTGCAGAGGACattctataacgactcgtgtatttttttgaattatttaatgtgcaattatggaaattattaaataaataaaatatgtgtgttggttttgaccgctatgtgt is a window from the Apium graveolens cultivar Ventura chromosome 1, ASM990537v1, whole genome shotgun sequence genome containing:
- the LOC141716962 gene encoding uncharacterized protein LOC141716962 — its product is MVEAIRGMDEEGWGIIIQGCHTREDEMSQPQGEGWQDPPVHPGGNQGEQPNVQTIPGVGTFNLNDLKRLLNHHLEGGRVPATAQAPSPFAAIVREAQLPAGYRNTTNDLHFYGNSDPVEFLGRFNIEMDVYQLPDLDRCHLLATTFREGAQQWFQKLGPGFQAAVKYTPPVTTLANVKQKEGESLTSYFKRFNAESTLVRGATEEILKILLIAGLRVGTDFWKHLQGKDPVLLANVLAQEESFKAIEQSLAETKKNDNTHNSKGRAKKRDRSLSPHYRRNARIPNRVNTVNTRKEWSPPSNYKRRSKDKKKYCDYYESTGHDTHECRHLKDEIEELIKVGYPGEWIDKVKRRRGNDDKGKDERHPPREEDAEKIAEVKFQMASSIRAIFGGHPFVGDSNRALERNAREARHPPLTNIHSLEDRPLKIFKGESADIMFRERESRWVHHPYNDALVITMLIGAMNVHRVFLDNGSSANILYYSTYKKLGFPNSDMYFEDAHVYGFTGEVVRVMGSVRLPVTLGEGAMSVTQMIDFKVLDQDSAHNMLVGRPWLRAFRVITSIHHLMIKFPTPNGVRSLKGSQYESRNCYHKAVKEFCRRRHEGKGLPFEGAEDIL